The genomic region ACCGGATCGCCGAGATAGTCGGCGAGTTCCTGGCTCGTGCGGCGTTTCAGCCAGTCGTAGGCGTTCTCATCGTCGATGGCTACTCCCTTGTAGGCGTTCAGGAAGCTGTTCACCTTGAAAAAGTGCTTCAGATAGTCGGGCAGAACCCCGATCATGGAAAGCTGGCTCTTCAGCGATACACCCCGGAACGTAAGCGCCGTGAAGGGGTTGCTCATGCTGACGGTGTGGAACTTCCCGTCCCGGTAAAGCGAAGCCGCGTTCCGGGCGAGCACCCGCATCTCGTCTTGCATCCCGATCTCGTGCACCAGATCCGAGACCGCCTTGAAATACTTCACCACAAACGACGCACCGGTATCCACATGGAAGTCGCCGATCTTCTCCGTCGTCATGCGGCCGCCGGCCTTCTTGCCCGGCTCGAAGACCGTGCAGGGAATGCCCTGCTGCCGGAGCGAATAGGCCGCCCCGAGCCCCGCCATGCCGGCGCCGATCACTGCCACATGATTGTCCATGGAAACACTCCTGATGTCCGGAATTGCAAACGCCCGATCCTAGCAACAGAGGGAAACGCGTTCCACTATTTTCATGTGCAGAACAAGGCATCACAAAACCCCATAACCTATGTAAACTGCTGACCTGAGGCCAATCCGGCCACCTCGGACGCCGTCTTCTGGCCGCCTCGCAGGCGTTTTTCTGGTGCCGCCAGAGGTACCCCGCTTCCGCGCGCGTGGATCGCGCGCGGCGGGCCGGGAAAACGGCGCGGTTCCAGGTGTCGTCCGAGCACGGCCCAGGGGTGCGTCCACGGGCCCGCCCAGGTGCTGGCAAACCTCTTCGCGAGCGCGGTTCGCGCACGGATGTTTTCAGGGAAATCCCTCGTTTCAGCCGTAACCCACTGACCTCCCTGGAATCCCGGATCGATCAGTACCCCCATAAACGCCCGTGTGCGCACAAAAAGATCATTGTTGAGCAAACAGATAGTTGTCAGATTGATGGCTGAAAGGACCGGGGATGATTTCCCCGGCTCGCAGAATTCACCCGGCGTTAATCCCTGCCGGATTCAGCCGCCTTCATGCGAAAATAATTGGCAAAAGATTCCGGAAGATTGGCCATTTTATTTCCCTCCCCTTTGCCCGCATCCTGATCTGGAGAAAGGACGAGACACCCATGGACCCCGCCGTCACAGAGAAACCCCCGCAGCTCTCCCCGCTTGCCCAGGCGGTCTACGCGCGCCTCCGGCAGCGTTCCGCAGCCATCCCCGCCGCATCGAGCTTCATCTACGAAATCCGCGCGATGGTCGAATCGAAGGGCTACGAAATCTCCGGCGAAGAGATCGGCCTCGCCTTCAACGAGCTGGTCCGCGCCGGGCTCGCCCGCATCAAGGTCCGCAAGGACTACATGGGGCTCATCCCCCTCAACCGCTTCCGGGGCGTGAAATTCGAATAGCCACACCAACCCCAATCCCTCTGAGGTTCATGCCATGGACCACGACAAATCTGCCGATTCATCTCAACGCTCCTCACCGATGGAGGAACTACCGGCATTTCTCACCGTTGACGAACTCGCCGCCCTGCTCCGCATCAACCGCGACACTGCCTACCACCTGTGCTCGACACGGGAGATCCCCGGCGTCCGCAAACTTGGCCGGTGCATACGCATCCACCGCGAAACCGTGCTATCGTGGTTTGTTGGCCAGGACCGCGTTTCATGCTCAACGAGGAAACCCCGATGAGTGTACGACGCAGGACCATTCAGGACCGGGAGACCGGCCTGATGAAGGAGGTGTGGGTCGTCGATATCGACTTCACGCATCCAGACGGACGCCGGGAGCGCATCCGCAAACACTCGCCCGTGAATACCCGCCGGGGGGCGGAACAGTACGAGCGGGAAGTGCGGAATGCGCTGCTCAAGGGCGAATACAAAAAGAAGAAGGAGGAAATACCGGAGACACAGCCCATACCTACTTTCAAAGCGTTCTCGATAGAGTTCGTGAATACCTATGCGAAGATGAACAACAAACCCAGCGAGATACACAACAAGGAACGGATGCTGAGGACTCACCTGAATCCCTACTTCGGAAGCCGGCC from Deltaproteobacteria bacterium harbors:
- a CDS encoding helix-turn-helix domain-containing protein, producing MEELPAFLTVDELAALLRINRDTAYHLCSTREIPGVRKLGRCIRIHRETVLSWFVGQDRVSCSTRKPR